Proteins encoded by one window of Erysipelothrix rhusiopathiae:
- the infA gene encoding translation initiation factor IF-1 — MSKENVIEVDGVVLDTLPGAMFKVELSNGHEILAHVSGKIRMHYIRILPGDRVTVEISPYDLSRGRITFRHK; from the coding sequence ATGAGCAAAGAAAATGTTATCGAAGTAGATGGAGTAGTTCTTGATACATTGCCTGGAGCAATGTTTAAGGTGGAACTCAGTAATGGTCATGAAATTTTAGCTCACGTATCTGGTAAAATCCGTATGCACTACATTCGCATTTTACCGGGAGATCGCGTGACTGTTGAGATTTCGCCTTACGATTTATCACGTGGGCGCATTACATTTAGACATAAATAA
- the rpmJ gene encoding 50S ribosomal protein L36: MKVRPSVKPMCEKCRVIRRNGRVMIICENPKHKQRQG, from the coding sequence ATGAAAGTAAGACCATCTGTAAAACCAATGTGTGAAAAATGTAGAGTTATTCGACGCAATGGTAGAGTAATGATTATTTGTGAAAATCCAAAACACAAACAAAGACAAGGATAG
- the rpsM gene encoding 30S ribosomal protein S13, with product MARIAGIDIPRNKRVVVSLTYIYGIGLTTSKEILTKCEISEDIRVKDLTEEQVNAIRREVESIKVEGDLRREVNLNIKRLMEIGSNRGIRHRRGLPVRGQRTKTNARTRKGPRRTVANKKK from the coding sequence ATGGCTCGTATAGCAGGAATTGACATTCCACGTAACAAACGTGTAGTAGTCTCATTAACATATATCTACGGTATTGGCTTAACAACATCTAAAGAAATCTTAACAAAATGCGAAATCAGCGAAGATATCCGCGTTAAAGATTTAACTGAAGAACAAGTTAATGCAATCCGTCGTGAAGTAGAATCAATCAAAGTTGAAGGGGATCTTCGTCGTGAAGTTAACCTTAACATCAAACGCTTAATGGAAATCGGTTCAAACCGAGGAATCCGTCATCGTCGTGGCTTACCAGTTCGTGGACAACGTACAAAAACAAATGCACGTACACGTAAAGGACCTCGTCGTACAGTAGCGAATAAGAAGAAATAA
- the rpsK gene encoding 30S ribosomal protein S11, producing MAKAKVARKRRVRKNIARGVAHIHSTFNNTIVTISDEQGNVIAWSSAGALGFKGSRKSTPYAAQMASEAAAKAAVDHGMKTVEVSVKGPGPGRESAVRALQVAGLEISVINDVTPVPHNGCRPPKRPRG from the coding sequence ATGGCAAAAGCAAAAGTAGCTCGTAAACGTCGTGTCCGTAAGAATATAGCACGCGGAGTTGCACATATTCATTCGACATTTAACAATACTATTGTTACAATCTCAGATGAACAAGGAAATGTTATCGCTTGGTCAAGTGCTGGTGCTTTAGGCTTTAAGGGTTCACGTAAGTCAACACCTTATGCAGCTCAAATGGCATCAGAAGCAGCAGCTAAAGCGGCAGTTGATCATGGTATGAAAACAGTTGAAGTTAGTGTTAAAGGACCTGGACCAGGTCGTGAATCGGCAGTTCGTGCACTTCAAGTAGCAGGACTAGAAATTAGTGTAATTAATGATGTTACACCAGTTCCGCACAATGGATGCCGTCCACCAAAACGTCCACGTGGATAA
- a CDS encoding DNA-directed RNA polymerase subunit alpha: MNKFERAKFEVKEFDETAHYGKFVIEPLERGFGNTIGNALRRVLLSSLPGAAVYSIKIEGVYHEFTSIAGVGEDVTGIVLNVKDLVLNVQDEEVYTLRISQKGPKVVTAADIECPANVEILNKDHIIATLAEGAVLEMELKARNGRGYVSSDENKLIYQNASQGIGTIFTDSIYTPIERVKYHIEPTRVGQDSKYDRLIMEVWTNGSIQPQVALSLGSKILMDHLEQIVAIKDSVYETESVIKPDVSGVENPMATMMIEDLDLSVRSYNCLKRAGIQTVEELTLKTEDEMMRIRNLGKKSLKEVKDKLHDLGLGFKSFE, from the coding sequence ATGAACAAGTTTGAACGTGCGAAATTTGAAGTAAAAGAATTTGATGAAACAGCACATTATGGTAAGTTCGTTATCGAACCACTTGAACGTGGTTTTGGTAATACTATCGGGAATGCGCTAAGACGTGTACTCCTTTCATCTTTACCAGGCGCAGCAGTTTACTCAATCAAAATTGAGGGTGTGTATCATGAATTCACATCAATTGCAGGCGTAGGAGAAGATGTTACAGGTATCGTTCTCAACGTTAAGGATCTTGTTTTAAATGTACAAGATGAAGAAGTTTACACACTTCGAATCTCACAAAAAGGTCCTAAAGTTGTTACAGCAGCTGACATCGAATGCCCAGCAAATGTGGAGATCTTAAATAAAGATCACATTATTGCAACACTTGCAGAAGGTGCAGTGTTAGAGATGGAGCTTAAAGCTCGTAATGGTCGTGGCTATGTAAGTTCTGATGAAAACAAATTAATCTATCAAAATGCATCACAAGGAATTGGCACGATTTTTACAGATTCTATTTATACTCCAATTGAAAGAGTTAAGTATCACATCGAACCGACACGTGTCGGTCAAGACTCTAAATATGATCGTTTAATTATGGAAGTTTGGACTAACGGTTCAATTCAACCACAAGTAGCGTTATCATTAGGTTCAAAAATTTTAATGGACCATTTAGAACAAATTGTTGCAATTAAAGATTCAGTTTATGAAACAGAATCAGTAATTAAACCTGATGTATCAGGCGTTGAAAATCCAATGGCAACAATGATGATCGAAGATTTAGACTTGTCAGTTCGTTCATATAACTGCTTAAAGCGCGCAGGTATTCAAACAGTTGAAGAGTTAACACTTAAAACTGAAGATGAAATGATGCGCATTCGTAATCTAGGTAAGAAGTCACTTAAAGAAGTTAAAGACAAACTCCATGATCTTGGATTAGGCTTTAAATCATTTGAATAG
- the rplQ gene encoding 50S ribosomal protein L17, with protein sequence MKNRKLGRDSAHRKALLRNLSTSLIVHGRIETTEKKAMELRSVADKLVTLAKRGDLHARREAAKIVFNVVADEKTGQTALQKLFDEVGPKYADRNGGYTRVIKTEMRRGDAAPMAIIEFV encoded by the coding sequence ATGAAAAACCGTAAATTAGGTCGTGATTCAGCTCACCGTAAAGCATTGCTACGCAATCTTTCAACTAGCTTAATTGTTCATGGTCGAATCGAAACAACAGAAAAGAAAGCAATGGAACTACGTTCAGTTGCTGATAAACTTGTAACTCTTGCAAAACGCGGGGACTTACATGCTCGTCGTGAAGCAGCGAAAATCGTATTTAACGTTGTTGCAGATGAAAAAACTGGTCAAACAGCGCTTCAAAAACTATTTGATGAAGTTGGACCTAAATATGCAGACCGTAATGGTGGTTACACACGTGTAATCAAAACTGAAATGCGTCGCGGTGATGCAGCTCCAATGGCTATTATTGAATTCGTTTAA
- a CDS encoding PTS sugar transporter subunit IIC has protein sequence MDAFIKFLDEKLSAPMAKLANQRHLRAIRDGIIATLPLIIVGSFFLILAAPPLPENWKLYQFLTEHAAKILLPFRLSMAIMTLYATFGIGSSLAKSYDLDELSGGILATAAFLLTFIPINIPADAGLDVSGWVLPMANLGGAGMFVGIITSILAVEIFRWTDRSNFKISMPPQVPTSVARSFEALVPTAIILILMATITYWIGFNWHTFIAGLVKPIVHAADTLPSVLIIVFLVTFFWSFGIHGVSIIGTLARPIWLQLLDKNTAAQVAGQALPAISAEPFYQWFIWIGGSGATIGLAIAMAFFSKSAYAKSLGKTAFIPACFNINEPIIFGAPIVMNPILIIPFIITPMVGTIIAWVATSAGLVNRVIVTAPWTLPGPIGAYIATGGDYRASILNIILIIISVVIYYPFFKIYDNKLLEEERIGN, from the coding sequence ATGGACGCATTTATTAAGTTTTTGGATGAAAAATTGTCCGCGCCAATGGCTAAACTTGCGAACCAACGACATTTACGTGCAATTCGTGACGGGATTATCGCAACATTGCCGTTAATTATTGTAGGATCTTTCTTTTTAATTCTCGCAGCACCGCCATTGCCTGAAAATTGGAAACTTTATCAATTTCTAACCGAACATGCAGCCAAAATATTATTACCGTTCCGATTGTCTATGGCAATCATGACCTTGTATGCAACATTCGGAATTGGATCTAGTTTGGCTAAATCTTATGATCTCGACGAACTATCAGGAGGGATTCTAGCGACTGCAGCTTTTCTACTGACTTTTATTCCGATTAACATTCCAGCAGATGCAGGATTGGATGTATCTGGATGGGTATTACCAATGGCAAACCTTGGTGGAGCAGGTATGTTTGTTGGTATTATTACTTCCATTCTTGCAGTTGAAATCTTTCGTTGGACTGATAGATCAAACTTTAAAATTTCAATGCCACCCCAAGTTCCAACATCTGTAGCCCGTTCTTTTGAAGCACTTGTGCCAACCGCAATTATTCTTATTCTCATGGCAACAATTACATATTGGATCGGTTTTAACTGGCATACATTTATTGCAGGACTTGTTAAACCGATTGTCCATGCAGCGGATACCTTACCAAGCGTACTTATCATTGTATTCTTAGTAACGTTCTTCTGGTCATTTGGGATTCATGGTGTATCCATTATCGGTACATTAGCACGACCTATTTGGCTACAACTTCTTGATAAAAATACCGCGGCTCAAGTAGCTGGACAAGCACTTCCAGCAATAAGTGCAGAACCTTTCTATCAATGGTTTATCTGGATCGGAGGTTCAGGTGCTACAATTGGTCTTGCAATCGCGATGGCATTTTTCTCGAAATCTGCGTATGCTAAATCACTTGGGAAAACAGCATTTATTCCAGCATGCTTCAATATTAACGAACCGATTATATTCGGTGCACCAATTGTGATGAATCCAATTCTTATTATTCCATTTATTATTACCCCAATGGTGGGAACGATTATCGCATGGGTGGCTACATCAGCCGGTCTTGTAAACCGTGTTATTGTAACGGCACCTTGGACCTTACCTGGCCCAATTGGTGCTTATATCGCAACGGGAGGAGACTATAGAGCCTCGATTCTAAATATTATATTAATAATAATCTCAGTTGTGATTTACTATCCATTCTTTAAAATTTATGATAATAAACTATTAGAAGAAGAACGTATTGGCAATTAA
- a CDS encoding DUF871 domain-containing protein codes for MRKLGISIYPDKSSVASMKQYIDEAADAGFSRIFSCLLSVDKPKTVIKDEFLEINRYARSKGFEIIVDVSPRVFKDLEISYADLSFFSEIEADGLRLDAGFGGSEEAMMTFNPYNLKIEINMSNDTHYIDTIMDYQPNQYNLIACHNFYPHPYSGLNEDFFVKCTQNFTKYGLRSAAFVTSQAEGSYGPWPVSDGLVTLESHRYLPLDVQIKDYVAMNVVDDIIISNCYPTKDEMNAIKKIDLYKLNLSVELVQDIPEIERKIVLEEPHFNRGDLGDYLIRSTMSRVKYKGHDFKIFNTPDVIKRGDIIIESSLFGHYAGELQIATKDMKNTGKSNVVGHVIEEERFLLDRIKPWQKFSFTL; via the coding sequence ATGAGAAAACTAGGAATTTCAATTTATCCTGACAAATCGTCAGTAGCATCAATGAAACAGTATATCGATGAAGCAGCAGATGCAGGCTTCTCACGAATTTTTTCGTGTCTGTTATCGGTTGATAAACCTAAAACCGTCATCAAAGATGAGTTTTTAGAAATAAACCGTTATGCACGATCAAAAGGATTTGAGATTATTGTGGACGTGAGTCCACGTGTCTTCAAAGACCTCGAAATCAGTTACGCAGATCTTTCTTTCTTTTCTGAAATTGAGGCCGATGGATTAAGACTTGATGCTGGTTTTGGTGGAAGTGAAGAGGCGATGATGACTTTCAATCCATATAATTTAAAAATAGAAATTAATATGAGTAATGATACACATTACATCGATACAATTATGGATTATCAACCAAATCAATATAATTTGATTGCTTGTCATAATTTTTATCCACACCCTTATTCAGGTCTTAATGAGGACTTTTTTGTGAAGTGCACTCAAAACTTTACAAAATATGGTTTGCGTTCTGCAGCATTTGTGACAAGTCAAGCGGAAGGTTCATATGGACCATGGCCGGTTTCAGATGGTCTTGTTACTTTAGAGTCACATCGTTATTTACCATTAGATGTGCAAATAAAAGATTATGTAGCGATGAACGTCGTTGATGACATTATTATTTCAAACTGTTATCCTACAAAAGATGAAATGAATGCGATTAAGAAAATTGATCTCTATAAGCTGAATTTATCCGTCGAATTAGTTCAAGATATTCCTGAAATTGAACGGAAAATTGTCTTAGAAGAACCTCATTTTAATCGTGGTGATCTGGGGGACTACTTGATACGTTCTACGATGTCTCGTGTAAAGTATAAAGGGCACGACTTTAAAATCTTTAATACTCCGGATGTAATCAAACGTGGTGATATTATCATTGAGAGTAGTTTATTTGGTCATTACGCTGGTGAATTGCAGATAGCGACCAAAGATATGAAAAACACAGGAAAATCAAATGTCGTGGGTCATGTCATCGAAGAAGAACGCTTCTTACTAGATCGCATTAAGCCATGGCAAAAGTTTAGCTTTACATTATGA
- a CDS encoding N-acetylglucosamine kinase: protein MKYYLGIDAGGTFTRMVLFNQDGDKVDTLRLESIHYMQVGFDGIQSILERGKNEFITRGYSFEMIAVAIGTAGYGNDSKIRAKIENAIWSVFPNALIMNDAQFAMVSALDNHDGVYLISGTGSIAMRKIGCTTDRRGGYGYLLGDEGSAFWIGRHLLSVFTQESDGRLPKSDFYYAMMEHFKLNHPYDLVGVVNEAQDRYRNFASEVSLVGSSCLHVDHVSEIYRNAGIELAKLANSFELNGKTKIAFGGGVLLNNECVRASLIEHIHEAYDVVPYHQSVEYAAYLLLNQKNPYEIS, encoded by the coding sequence ATGAAGTATTATTTAGGTATTGATGCGGGTGGAACGTTTACACGCATGGTTCTGTTTAACCAGGATGGTGATAAAGTCGATACTTTACGTTTGGAGAGCATTCATTACATGCAAGTTGGGTTTGATGGAATTCAAAGTATTTTGGAGCGAGGAAAAAACGAATTTATAACACGTGGATATTCTTTTGAAATGATTGCGGTTGCGATTGGGACTGCGGGTTATGGAAACGACTCAAAAATAAGAGCAAAAATTGAGAATGCCATTTGGTCTGTTTTTCCAAATGCTTTGATAATGAATGATGCGCAATTCGCAATGGTTTCAGCTTTGGATAATCATGACGGTGTTTATCTTATTTCTGGTACGGGTTCAATTGCGATGCGGAAAATAGGATGTACTACGGATCGTCGTGGCGGTTATGGATATTTGTTGGGGGATGAGGGAAGTGCTTTTTGGATCGGACGTCATTTATTAAGTGTCTTTACTCAAGAATCAGATGGACGTTTACCGAAGTCGGATTTCTATTACGCGATGATGGAGCATTTCAAATTAAACCATCCTTATGATCTAGTGGGTGTAGTGAATGAAGCGCAAGACCGTTATCGAAATTTTGCCTCAGAGGTAAGTCTTGTGGGCTCTAGTTGCTTACATGTTGACCATGTTTCCGAAATCTATCGTAATGCAGGTATTGAACTTGCGAAGCTCGCAAACAGTTTTGAACTCAATGGAAAAACGAAGATTGCTTTTGGTGGCGGTGTGCTTTTAAATAATGAATGTGTTCGCGCTTCATTAATCGAGCATATTCATGAAGCCTATGATGTCGTACCGTATCATCAATCTGTAGAGTATGCTGCATATCTACTTCTAAATCAAAAAAACCCTTATGAAATTTCATAA
- a CDS encoding helix-turn-helix transcriptional regulator, with protein sequence MILNHIRDKREALGYTQQFFAEQVGVSRQTVIALEKGSYNPSLELAFKCSIVLNCTLDGLFQYEEKPL encoded by the coding sequence TTGATACTAAATCATATTCGAGATAAACGCGAAGCACTCGGTTATACTCAGCAATTTTTTGCGGAACAAGTCGGTGTATCACGACAAACCGTTATTGCACTTGAGAAAGGATCTTACAATCCGTCTTTAGAACTCGCTTTTAAATGTTCAATCGTTTTGAATTGTACCCTCGATGGTCTCTTTCAATACGAAGAAAAACCCTTATGA
- a CDS encoding 5'-nucleotidase C-terminal domain-containing protein, producing the protein MKKPKIILLVLSLLTLITPGHLVLSVAADNATQDVNTVTIMHTNDMHGRFGTKSLGLAHIKTLKDEINPLLLVDGGDAFQGLPISNVDKGASMAKIMNAVGYDAMVVGNHEFDFGTAVALGEAEGFGSNLKFPVLSSNTVYTESNQKVFKESILISKPSSNSALIEKDGYKIAVIGATTPETQTKTHPKNIEGISWLDPIPTVTHEILKEDYKDADFYVVLTHLGIDNETKDAWRSDTLAHSLSENSDMKDKKILIVDGHSHTPIENGIHVGDNVILVQTGEHLNNVGLVTLNLDDFSSSVAKLIPLKDIANQPDPEIMEIIQSSDAAYSDLVSKVIKENNPINFQGQRDLVRVQETNLGNIITDSMVAYGKEGFKNPTDFAVINGGGIRANLAKGPITLGDVISVLPFGNVMSQISVTGRQVWDMFEFSLRTDVQDVPDHNGLPKLGSNGGFLHVSDTIRIHYDSSKEASSRVLGIDIYDAEQDRLIPIDLEKTYYMATNDFLAAGGDGYSMLGGPREEGPSLDAVFADFMEHNAFIDWERYDENQNPQRIISILEKDYTIPSVTPLEFEALEQILDKAKAIKPNAYTEESYQNLQDAIAVGESYLQSLTMRTAQPVSQDDINKAIAQIEDAIANLKLKDINKPIVETEKPVTPEIDTKNPSLPTEVVNKPVLSGEQETSNISTLPKTGIDNHYISGLGSGLAVLGWLLVRGIHKKETDNQ; encoded by the coding sequence ATGAAAAAACCGAAAATTATTCTTTTAGTTTTATCGCTTTTGACGCTTATTACTCCCGGACATCTTGTCCTTTCGGTGGCAGCAGATAATGCCACGCAAGACGTAAATACGGTTACCATTATGCATACCAATGATATGCATGGTCGTTTTGGTACGAAATCACTCGGTCTTGCCCATATTAAAACTTTAAAAGATGAAATAAATCCGCTTCTTTTAGTCGATGGTGGTGATGCTTTTCAAGGTCTCCCCATTTCAAACGTCGATAAAGGGGCAAGTATGGCAAAAATCATGAATGCCGTCGGTTATGATGCAATGGTAGTTGGAAATCACGAGTTTGATTTTGGTACAGCCGTTGCATTGGGTGAAGCGGAAGGTTTTGGCTCAAACTTAAAGTTTCCGGTTCTTTCATCGAATACAGTTTATACAGAGTCTAATCAAAAAGTGTTTAAAGAATCGATTCTAATCTCGAAACCGAGTTCAAACTCTGCACTTATTGAAAAAGATGGTTATAAAATTGCGGTGATTGGGGCAACAACTCCTGAAACGCAAACGAAAACCCATCCTAAAAATATCGAAGGGATATCATGGTTGGATCCAATTCCAACAGTTACGCATGAAATTTTAAAAGAAGATTACAAGGATGCGGATTTTTATGTAGTCTTAACCCATCTCGGTATTGATAATGAGACGAAAGATGCATGGCGCTCAGACACATTAGCACATTCATTATCTGAAAACAGTGACATGAAAGATAAGAAGATTCTCATTGTAGATGGTCATTCTCATACGCCCATTGAAAATGGTATTCATGTCGGTGATAATGTAATCCTAGTTCAAACTGGAGAACATCTTAATAACGTCGGACTTGTAACGCTAAACTTGGATGATTTCAGTTCGAGTGTTGCGAAATTAATTCCTTTAAAAGATATCGCAAATCAACCCGATCCAGAAATTATGGAAATTATTCAATCATCAGATGCTGCATATTCAGATCTCGTTTCTAAAGTAATAAAAGAAAACAATCCTATTAATTTCCAAGGTCAACGTGACTTGGTTCGTGTTCAAGAAACTAATCTGGGTAATATCATAACGGACTCGATGGTCGCTTATGGAAAAGAAGGATTTAAAAACCCTACGGATTTCGCAGTTATTAATGGTGGCGGTATTCGTGCAAATCTTGCAAAGGGACCGATAACATTAGGTGATGTTATTAGTGTCTTACCGTTTGGGAATGTCATGTCGCAAATTTCCGTAACCGGCCGACAAGTATGGGATATGTTTGAATTCTCACTCCGTACGGATGTGCAGGACGTTCCTGATCATAATGGTCTTCCTAAACTAGGATCAAACGGAGGTTTCTTACATGTTTCAGATACGATACGCATCCATTATGACTCAAGTAAAGAAGCATCCAGTCGCGTCCTAGGAATTGATATCTATGATGCAGAGCAGGATCGATTGATTCCTATTGATTTAGAAAAGACCTATTACATGGCGACCAATGATTTTCTCGCTGCCGGTGGAGATGGTTACTCGATGTTAGGCGGACCACGTGAAGAAGGCCCGTCACTTGATGCAGTCTTCGCAGATTTCATGGAACATAACGCATTTATCGATTGGGAACGATATGATGAAAACCAAAATCCACAGCGTATTATTTCAATACTTGAAAAAGATTATACCATCCCAAGTGTTACACCTTTAGAATTTGAGGCGCTGGAACAAATCTTAGATAAAGCTAAGGCAATCAAACCGAATGCTTATACAGAAGAAAGTTATCAAAACCTTCAGGACGCGATTGCTGTAGGAGAATCCTACCTTCAATCTCTAACCATGAGAACCGCTCAACCTGTTTCACAAGACGATATCAATAAAGCAATTGCGCAGATAGAGGATGCGATTGCGAATCTCAAGCTTAAAGACATCAATAAGCCCATTGTGGAAACTGAAAAACCGGTGACACCTGAAATCGATACGAAAAATCCTTCATTACCAACTGAAGTCGTGAATAAGCCTGTTTTATCGGGCGAACAAGAAACTTCAAACATTTCAACCTTACCAAAAACAGGTATAGACAATCATTATATCTCGGGTCTAGGTAGCGGTTTAGCCGTGCTTGGTTGGCTTCTTGTGAGAGGAATTCATAAAAAAGAAACGGATAATCAGTAA
- the pepT gene encoding peptidase T, protein MKKTLIERLVRYTKINTRSDAASKTIPSSKNQFDLAEVLYNECIQIGLEKVHMDEFGIVTALCPSNIDSDVPTIGFIAHMDTADFNSENVKPRVIENYDGSDIVLNEELNIISKVSMFPSLKDYVGQTLIVTDGTTLLGADNKAGVTEIMTAMEYLVEHPEVKHGDIRIAFTIDEEIGTGAESFDVEAFGADFAYTVDGGALGEMEYETFNAAESIVTVKGVSVHPGSAKDTMVNASVVAHEFFAMLPVQERPEHTEGYEGFYLLTEMNSNIEDATMSFIIRDHDMDLFTNRKATLDTIASKLNEKYGYECVSVKTTDTYYNMKNIIEKDMSIVELAKNAMVSIDVEPIIAPVRGGTDGSRLSYMGLPTPNLFTGGENFHGKHEFAVVETMAKATELIIAISELNTKR, encoded by the coding sequence ATGAAAAAGACACTAATAGAACGACTTGTTCGTTATACAAAAATTAATACCCGTTCCGATGCGGCGTCAAAGACGATTCCATCCTCGAAAAACCAATTTGATTTAGCTGAAGTTCTTTATAATGAGTGTATTCAAATCGGTCTTGAAAAAGTTCACATGGATGAGTTTGGAATTGTGACAGCTCTATGTCCATCAAACATTGACAGTGATGTGCCTACCATTGGATTTATTGCACATATGGATACAGCGGATTTTAATTCCGAAAATGTTAAGCCACGTGTTATTGAAAATTACGATGGTTCAGATATTGTTCTTAATGAAGAACTTAATATCATTTCAAAAGTATCGATGTTTCCATCACTTAAAGATTATGTTGGTCAAACATTAATTGTTACCGATGGTACGACATTACTGGGTGCGGATAACAAAGCCGGAGTAACTGAAATCATGACTGCGATGGAATATCTTGTTGAGCATCCAGAAGTAAAACACGGTGATATTCGTATTGCATTTACGATTGATGAAGAAATCGGTACAGGAGCTGAGAGTTTTGATGTAGAAGCATTTGGTGCTGATTTTGCGTATACAGTTGATGGTGGTGCTTTAGGGGAAATGGAATATGAAACCTTTAATGCGGCTGAATCAATCGTTACGGTGAAGGGTGTTTCAGTACATCCAGGATCTGCGAAAGACACAATGGTTAATGCTTCTGTGGTAGCACATGAATTCTTTGCCATGTTACCAGTTCAAGAACGACCTGAACATACTGAGGGTTATGAAGGATTCTATTTATTAACTGAAATGAATTCCAATATTGAAGATGCAACGATGTCATTTATTATTCGTGATCACGATATGGATCTATTTACAAACCGTAAAGCAACGCTAGACACCATTGCATCCAAACTTAATGAGAAATATGGCTATGAATGTGTATCCGTAAAAACGACAGATACTTACTACAATATGAAAAACATTATTGAAAAAGACATGAGCATTGTGGAATTGGCTAAAAATGCTATGGTTTCGATTGATGTGGAACCTATTATTGCACCAGTACGCGGTGGCACGGATGGATCCCGTCTTTCCTATATGGGATTACCAACACCAAATCTCTTTACGGGTGGTGAGAATTTCCATGGTAAACATGAGTTTGCGGTCGTGGAAACAATGGCTAAAGCTACAGAGTTAATTATTGCGATTTCAGAGTTAAATACAAAGCGCTAG
- a CDS encoding energy-coupling factor transporter ATPase, producing MKQLAVNGLTFSYDGTRKAVDNVSFNVKKGDYVTVIGHNGSGKSTLAKLIIGLLESNAGTIEIDELRLNPENVYDIREKIAIVFQNPDNQFIGSTVRDDIAFGLENRMIDPDKMDALIQTYSKRVGMEDFLNHEPTKLSGGQKQRVAIAGVLAMQPELLVLDEATSMLDPKGRKEVNDLVHELHTENKMSILSITHDIEEVTMSDYVIVMNEGKIEMQGTPEEILVHAERLVALSLDIPFSLKFFQAMKACGVELTTPYDLEGMVEELCQLRSKM from the coding sequence TTGAAACAGTTAGCAGTTAATGGGTTGACGTTTTCTTACGATGGGACAAGAAAAGCTGTCGACAACGTATCTTTTAATGTTAAAAAGGGCGATTATGTAACCGTAATTGGTCATAATGGAAGTGGTAAATCAACACTTGCAAAACTTATAATTGGGTTACTTGAAAGTAATGCAGGAACCATCGAAATTGATGAATTGCGATTAAATCCAGAGAATGTTTACGATATCCGAGAAAAAATCGCCATCGTATTTCAAAATCCCGACAACCAATTTATTGGTTCAACGGTTCGAGATGACATCGCATTTGGTTTGGAAAACCGCATGATTGACCCCGATAAAATGGACGCATTGATTCAGACATATTCAAAACGTGTCGGCATGGAAGATTTTTTAAATCATGAGCCTACAAAATTAAGTGGGGGACAAAAACAACGTGTAGCAATTGCAGGTGTTTTAGCTATGCAACCTGAGTTGCTGGTTTTAGATGAAGCGACAAGTATGCTTGATCCAAAAGGTCGAAAAGAAGTGAATGATCTTGTTCATGAATTGCATACTGAGAATAAAATGAGTATTTTATCGATTACCCACGACATTGAAGAAGTCACGATGAGTGATTATGTAATTGTAATGAATGAAGGTAAAATTGAGATGCAAGGAACACCTGAAGAAATATTAGTTCATGCAGAACGTTTAGTGGCATTATCGCTGGATATTCCTTTTAGTCTTAAATTTTTTCAAGCAATGAAGGCATGTGGTGTCGAGTTAACAACGCCATATGATTTAGAAGGGATGGTGGAAGAATTATGTCAATTACGTTCGAAAATGTAA